A single window of Malus sylvestris chromosome 5, drMalSylv7.2, whole genome shotgun sequence DNA harbors:
- the LOC126623038 gene encoding cysteine-rich receptor-like protein kinase 10 has product MSLITSSDSREALCWSVACPDNTTSTLAEAVESNPDSYPYNLVQLLQSLSLNATHTDTGFYTTTAGRSTTEQAYGMFLCRGDVSTDVCRECMTFANLEAVQLCLDGTDAMIWNDECMVRYSNKKLVFSMNESSSHGQFYGSTEKKPSGYSQVLATSVHELTTEAANNSKYFATKEAKVKGSNETVYSLAQCTQDISASNCKRCLARAAEKILVQSEFRGRQVLYPSCSIWLDNTLFYAINWTHAQHPPTTPEALPPPSTLLSNLRLPIGRKKHFSITIIVLVSAVISLLVVSLVLVALGHCLPGRRERKKNDEALQQENGKQQDMRTAESLQFDLATLETATNKFSEDNKLGEGGFGAVFKGMLINGQEIAVKRLSKSSGQGVQEFKNEVVLVAKLQHRNLVRLLGFCLEGEETLLVYECVPNKSLDYFLFEHKKREQLDWLSRTMIIGGIARGILYLHEDSRLRVIHRDLKVSSILLDINMNTKISDFGMARMFGVDDQTEGNTKRIVGTYGYMAPEYAMEGLYSVKSDVFSFGVLLLEIITGRRNFLGFHRTNCGPTLIGYAWQLWTETKGLELMDPLLKDSSSPNEFLRYIHIGLLCVQEAANNRPTMSSVVHMLKTETISLSRPEKPAFFTGRYVDHHDQVRAQDCSANGLTISIDVPR; this is encoded by the exons ATGAGTTTGATCACTAGTAGTGACAGTAGGGAAGCACTTTGTTGGTCCGTCGCCTGCCCAGACAATACCACTTCCACCCTCGCCGAAGCAGTCGAATCGAACCCCGATAGCTACCCATATAATCTCGTTCAGCTTCTCCAATCCCTTTCCTTGAACGCCACACATACTGACACCGGCTTTTACACTACCACCGCTGGCCGAAGCACAACTGAACAGGCCTATGGGATGTTTCTATGTCGCGGTGATGTCTCTACCGACGTTTGCAGAGAGTGCATGACCTTCGCAAACCTGGAGGCAGTACAGCTCTGCCTTGATGGAACAGATGCTATGATATGGAACGACGAGTGCATGGTACGCTACTCAAATAAGAAATTAGTTTTCTCAATGAACGAGTCGTCTTCCCATGGCCAATTCTACGGGTCTACTGAAAAAAAACCAAGTGGATATAGCCAGGTATTGGCAACTAGTGTGCATGAGCTAACCACTGAGGCGGCCAATAACAGCAAGTACTTTGCAACCAAAGAAGCCAAAGTTAAAGGGTCAAATGAGACGGTGTACAGCCTTGCGCAGTGCACGCAAGACATCTCCGCTTCAAATTGCAAACGGTGTTTAGCAAGAGCTGCAGAAAAAATATTAGTTCAATCCGAATTCCGAGGGAGACAAGTCCTATATCCCAGTTGTAGTATTTGGTTGGATAATACCCTCTTTTACGCCATAAATTGGACCCACGCACAGCATCCTCCCACCACGCCAGAGGCTCTTCCTCCTCCGAGTACTCTACTATCAAATTTGCGATTACCTATAG GAAGAAAGAAACACTTCTCTATAACTATCATTGTTCTCGTGAGTGCTGTCATTTCTCTTCTAGTTGTCTCTCTGGTCCTTGTAGCATTGGGCCACTGCCTCCCGGgcagaagagaaagaaagaagaacgaTGAGGCTCTACAACAAGAAAATGGCAAACAGCAAG ATATGAGGACGGCCGAGTCCTTGCAATTTGATTTGGCAACTCTCGAAACTGCCACAAATAAGTTTTCCGAAGATAACAAGTTAGGCGAAGGTGGATTCGGTGCAGTTTTTAAG GGAATGCTTATTAATGGACAAGAAATAGCAGTAAAGAGGTTGTCAAAAAGCTCCGGACAAGGTGTACAAGAATTTAAGAATGAGGTTGTATTGGTAGCCAAGCTTCAACACAGAAATCTTGTCAGGCTTTTAGGTTTTTGCTTGGAAGGAGAAGAAACCTTACTTGTTTATGAATGTGTGCCCAACAAAAGCCTTGATTATTTTCTATTTG AACATAAAAAACGAGAACAACTAGATTGGTTGAGCCGCACCATGATAATTGGAGGAATTGCTCGAGGAATTTTGTATCTCCATGAAGATTCGAGGCTTAGAGTTATACATCGTGATTTGAAAGTTAGCAGCATTTTATTAGACATCAACATGAACACGAAAATATCAGATTTTGGGATGGCTAGAATGTTTGGAGTTGATGATCAAACTGAAGGAAATACCAAAAGAATTGTTGGCACTTA TGGTTACATGGCTCCAGAATATGCTATGGAAGGATTGTATTCAGTAAAATCGGATGTCTTCAGCTTTGGAGTACTTCTGCTTGAGATCATAACGGGGAGAAGGAACTTTTTAGGCTTTCATCGCACTAATTGTGGACCTACTCTTATAGGTTAT GCTTGGCAATTATGGACTGAAACGAAAGGTTTGGAGTTGATGGATCCCTTGTTAAAAGATTCAAGCAGTCCAAATGAATTTTTGAGGTATATCCACATTGGATTATTGTGTGTTCAAGAGGCTGCAAACAACAGGCCGACCATGTCATCAGTCGTTCATATGTTAAAAACTGAAACTATTAGTCTTTCCAGACCTGAGAAACCAGCCTTCTTTACAGGGAGATATGTTGATCACCATGATCAAGTGCGTGCTCAAGATTGCTCAGCCAATGGTTTGACGATTTCTATCGATGTTCCTCGTTGA
- the LOC126623044 gene encoding protein NDR1-like, with translation MCEAKTFNCWAMQFLAFLGLLALCLWVALRPKDPRYTIVDITIPESDLGGGGHNGSLTYGLQIENPNKDSSIYYDEAVLTFLYGSDSVGEKHIPAFRQGKGKNRQVIDFVDVNPRVWKTFRNSILNATAELKVALLTRVQYKTWGVKSKHHGLDLHGKLPIGSDGKISGKKKKVKLSHASNKWRRSNSRRLLG, from the coding sequence ATGTGCGAAGCAAAGACTTTCAATTGCTGGGCTATGCAATTTCTAGCTTTCTTGGGACTCCTAGCCCTCTGTCTATGGGTGGCCTTACGTCCAAAGGACCCTCGGTATACCATCGTGGATATTACCATCCCAGAATCTGATTTAGGGGGCGGGGGACACAATGGCTCTCTCACATATGGCCTTCAAATTGAAAATCCTAACAAAGACTCTAGCATTTACTATGATGAGGCAGTTTTAACGTTCTTGTATGGGTCCGATAGTGTTGGGGAGAAACACATACCTGCTTTTCGGCAAGGAAAAGGTAAAAACCGTCAAGTGATTGATTTTGTTGATGTCAACCCACGAGTTTGGAAAACATTTCGCAATTCCATATTGAATGCAACTGCAGAATTGAAGGTGGCTTTACTAACTCGGGTTCAATATAAAACATGGGGAGTGAAGAGTAAGCATCATGGGCTAGATTTGCACGGTAAATTACCTATCGGTTCAGATGGTAAGATTTCTGGTAAGAAGAAGAAAGTTAAGCTAAGCCATGCTTCCAACAAATGGAGAAGGAGCAATAGCCGACGATTACTAGGTTAG
- the LOC126623040 gene encoding probable UDP-3-O-acylglucosamine N-acyltransferase 2, mitochondrial, whose protein sequence is MPSITKALPYKHGGYSGSKTNGHQGVLSLLGPQLMAIALRRLAAAFCFWPHLQFVRSLSPLRFGNGYRSFVYSVSSEDGAPTGHPDFGQWKNGGGFFHKSACIDPTVFIEFGAVVHSKSVVGEHVCIGSGAVIGPSVTVGQSTKIGYNVALSNCSIGDSCIIHNGVCIGQDGFGFMVDEHGNMLKKPQMLNARIGNHVEIGANTCVDRGSWRDTVVGDHSKIDNLVQIGHNVVIGKNCILCGLVGIAGSVTIGDYVTMGGRVAVRDHVSIVSKVRLAGMSCVTKDITEPGDYGGFPAVPAHQWRRQVTNYSRTSKQRNPGNH, encoded by the exons ATGCCCTCCATTACAAAGGCCCTTCCGTACAAACACGGTGGATACTCTGGTTCAAAGACAAACGGGCATCAGGGCGTGCTTTCCCTCCTCGGACCTCAGTTAATGGCAATCGCTCTCAGAAGACTTGCAGCTGCATTCTGCTTCTGGCCACATCTCCAATTCGTTCGAAGCTTGTCTCCGTTGCGCTTTGGAAATGGTTACCGTTCCTTCGTGTATTCGGTTTCCTCTG AGGACGGTGCTCCAACTGGTCATCCAGATTTCGGACAATGGAAGAACGGAGGCGGGTTTTTCCACAAGTCTGCCTGCATTGACCCAACAGTTTTCATAGAGTTTGGTGCTGTTGTTCATTCAAAATCCGTTGTCGGCGAACATGTTTGTATTGGTTCTGGAGCTGTTATTGGACCTTCGGTTACAGTCGGGCAATCAACAAAAATTGG CTACAATGTTGCACTTAGTAATTGCAGCATAGGAGATTCGTGCATAATCCACAATGGTGTATGCATCGGTCAAGATG GATTCGGATTTATGGTGGATGAGCATGGGAATATGTTAAAGAAGCCTCAA ATGCTGAATGCTAGGATTGGAAACCACGTGGAGATTGGTGCAAATACGTGCGTTGACAGGGGCAG TTGGAGAGATACCGTTGTAGGGGATCATTCAAAGATAGACAATTTAGTTCAG ATTGGTCATAATGTAGTTATTGGGAAGAATTGCATACTTTGTGGACTAGTTGGGATTGCAGGCTCAGTGAC GATAGGAGACTATGTAACTATGGGAGGGAGGGTAGCAGTTCGTGACCATGTATCCATTGTATCAAAG GTACGGCTTGCTGGTATGAGCTGTGTCACGAAAGATATTACAGAACCTGGAGATTATGGTGGCTTCCCTGCT GTTCCAGCCCATCAATGGCGAAGACAAGTTACAAACTACAGTCGGACATCAAAACAGCGGAACCCTGGGAATCATTAG